In Panicum virgatum strain AP13 chromosome 4N, P.virgatum_v5, whole genome shotgun sequence, a single window of DNA contains:
- the LOC120669240 gene encoding uncharacterized protein LOC120669240 — protein sequence MADPTISVAEFQQMRAQLNQLTQQLQALQHNLGRAPNREDQHDDEQHVEDDDPAALEAGAARLQAEAGGGGGRGYGAGCGRGYGGGRNFGGPNMRPHFFGRARRVPVLGAAGLHGGYEGCGGANFGGFGGHQFAGHDGHRDRRRGGPERHRDEDGLGKVKVSIPPFSGKENADAYFEWETKVDQIFDLYDYPAEKKAKLAAIEFKGITEDEESTMARFLVGLNKPIADKVDMTNYTNLTELVHFAKRAERQLAVSYKNSVSFSSHNSSTPWRHSQQQGLGSHTPSPHGAPRSVSSSAKQFDVKGKAVSSTQSNSSTAAVQRKTSKIECFKCGGHGHKQAECPNRRAIVALADGSYDSQSEEEDEHNALALEDGNLETCEYQAEDGEYKLGLNCLAIQSIPHVVPYDIPQVIIPLNPEEITSADFDDLLVDTNYLEAPTSSRHGTPFGSATSSTVTAYVLHAPDHSLVVRRVLSTQLLAAEQGQRHNLFQSRCKVKGQVCRFIIDGGSCNNIVSALLVDKLGLPTRRHPHPYHMQWLNNSGPVKVSSMVRLSFSVGDYHGEVDCDIVPMQACHLLLGRTWQFDVDSVHFGRSNKYTFIHNDKKVVLVPLSPEEIHTSDMARKKREESDKRKLSDIANPSKGESSNPSNHI from the exons ATGGCAGATCCTACAATTTCGGTGGCAGAGTTTCAACAAATGCGTGCACAACTGAACCAATTGACACAACAACTGCAAGCACTTCAGCATAATTTAGGTCGTGCACCAAACAGGGAGGACCAACATGATGATGAACAACATGTTGAGGATGATGATCCTGCTGCCTTGGAGGCCGGGGCTGCTCGTCTTCAGGCTGAggcaggtggtggtggtggccgtggCTACGGTGCTGGTTGTGGCCGAGGCTATGGTGGTGGCCGTAATTTTGGTGGACCTAATATGAGGCCACATTTCTTTGGTCGTGCCCGGCGTGTTCCTGTTCTAGGGGCTGCAGGTCTTCATGGTGGTTATGAAGGCTGTGGAGGTGCTAACTTTGGTGGTTTTGGTGGCCACCAGTTTGCTGGTCATGATGGCCATCGTGACCGGCGACGTGGAGGTCCTGAACGCCACCGAGATGAAGATGGTTTGGGTAAAGTGAAAGTGTCCATTCCCCCTTTCAGTGGGAAGGAGAATGCTGATGCTTACTTTGAATGGGAGACTAAGGTGGACCAGATATTTGATTTGTATGATTACCCTGCTGAAAAGAAGGCAAAGCTTGCTGCCATTGAGTTTAAAG GAATAACTGAGGATGAGGAATCCACGATGGCTCGGTTCTTGGTTGGATTGAATAAACCTATTGCTGATAAAGTGGATATGACTAATTACACCAATCTAACAGAATTAGTTCATTTTGCCAAAAGGGCAGAAAGACAGCTTGCTGTGTCTTATAAAAATAGTGTTTCATTTTCATCTCATAACAGTTCTACTCCATGGCGCCATTCACAACAGCAAGGGTTAGGATCGCACACACCTTCACCTCACGGAGCTCCTCgttctgtttcatcttccgccaaACAATTTGATGTGAAAGGCAAAGCTGTGAGTTCCACTCAGTCCAACTCCTCTACTGCAGCAGTCCAAAGGAAGACAAGTAAGATTGAGTGTTTTAAGTGTGGTGGACATGGGCATAAGCAAGCTGAATGCCCCAATAGGCGTGCAATTGTAGCACTTGCTGATGGTTCTTATGACTCTCAAAGTGAAGAGGAGGACGAGCATAATGCCCTGGCATTAGAAGATGggaatcttgaaacttgtgAGTATCAAGCTGAGGATGGTGAATATAAGCTGGGCTTGAATTGTTTGGCCATTCAGTCTATTCCACATGTTGTTCCATATGACATACCACAAGTTATTATTCCTCTGAATCCAGAggagatcacaagtgctgattttgatgatttGCTTGTTGATACTAATTATTTGGAGGCTCCTACTTCGTCCCGACATGGTACTCCATTTGGGTCTGCTACAAGTTCTACTGTGACTGCTTATGTGTTGCATGCACCAGACCATTCTTTGGTGGTTCGGCGAGTTCTTTCTACACAATTACTTGCAGCTGAGCAAGGGCAGCGCCATAATTTGTTTCAATCACGCTGCAAAGTAAAAGGACAGGTGTGCAGATTCATAATTGATGGTGGGAGCTGCAACAATATTGTCAGTGCCTTGTTGGTTGACAAACTTGGCCTGCCAACACGTCGCCATCCACACCCGTACCATATGCAATGGCTGAATAATTCCGGGCCAGTGAAAGTTTCATCCATGGTCCGTTTATCATTCTCAGTTGGTGATTATCATGGAGAGGTTGATTGTGATATTGTCCCCATGCAAGCATGCCATTTGCTGCTTGGTCGGACCTGGCAATTTGATGTGGactcggtgcattttggacggTCTAACAAATACACTTTCATTCACAATGACAAGAAGGTGGTTCTTGTTCCATTATCTCCAGAGGAGATACATACTTCAGATATGGCTCGCAAGAAAAGAGAGGAAtctgacaaaagaaaattgagTGATATCGCCAACCCAAGTAAGGGAGAGAGTTCTAACCCATCCAACCACATATAG
- the LOC120671453 gene encoding protein POOR HOMOLOGOUS SYNAPSIS 1-like isoform X2, translating to MADAGNDSRALVPARPCAYAVAPPRTRTRTRNQKWEVEYARYFGTPRRDPSAPPPPGLRHITRGVQRHQGTWLPASSPAALCISRSTLPSAVPVLTVSIGDVVFEEHFVSILNFSWPQVTCVTQCPIRGSRVVFMSFCDKSKQIQKFAVRFPQLCDAESFLNCVKECSCETLDIIPSGSDYLCEYSSASEYFASNGLHRRPDDASSFEEQASDHMIEAPTTSYHEEPYLPVIEPLTGSNTNNSYSGFPPSFSQMLTNCSTQNAHDTEEPYAVGATNHAPQEVYALDTSHDVLVATEETTADKGIHAGEGIDTSILTGDIMARIKTYMADDSFNDMLFKLEKVIDELGGDMSL from the exons atggcggacgCCGGCAACGACAGCAGGGCGCTGGTGCCCGCGCGCCCGTGCGCCTATGctgtggcgccgccgcggacgcggacgcggaCGCGCAATCAGAAGTGGGAGGTGGAGTACGCGCGCTACTTCGGCACGCCGCGGCGGgacccctccgcgccgccgccccccgggCTCCGCCACATTACCCGGGGCGTCCAGCGCCACCAAGGCACCTGGCTCCCCGCGTCATCCCCCGCCGCGCTCTGCATCTCCCGCTCCACCCTCCCCTCCGCGGTCCCCGTCCTCACCGTCTCCATCGGCGACGTTGTCTTC GAGGAGCACTTTGTGTCGATTCTCAACTTTTCATGGCCTCAGGTTACTTGTGTGACGCAGTGCCCCATCAGAGGTAGCAGGGTGGTGTTCATGAGCTTTTGTGATAAGTCTAAACAG ATCCAGAAGTTTGCTGTACGCTTCCCACAGCTATGTGATGCAGAGTCATTCTTAAATTGTGTGAAG GAGTGTTCATGCGAAACCCTGGACATCATACCATCTGGAAGTGATTATTTGTGTGAATATTCATCAGCATCTGAATATTTTGCTTCTAATGGACTTCACCGCAG GCCTGATGATGCTTCAAGCTTTGAGGAGCAAGCTTCTGATCACATGATTGAGGCTCCAACAACAAGCTACCATGAGGAACCGTACCTGCCTGTTATTGAACCTCTCACTGGTAGCAACACTAATAACAGCTACTCTGGTTTCCCTCCTAGTTTCAGTCAAATGCTGACAAATTGTTCAACTCAGAATGCACATG ATACAGAGGAACCCTATGCAGTGGGTGCAACAAATCATGCTCCTCAAGAG GTATATGCACTGGATACTTCTCATGATG TTTTAGTTGCCACTGAAGAAACGACTGCTGATAAAGGAATACATGCTGGTGAGGGAATCGATACCAGTATATTAACAGGTGACATAATGGCACGGATAAAG ACATATATGGCTGATGACTCCTTTAATG ATATGTTGTTCAAGCTTGAGAAAGTCATTGATGAGCTTGGCGGGGACATGTCGCTGTAG
- the LOC120671453 gene encoding protein POOR HOMOLOGOUS SYNAPSIS 1-like isoform X1, with translation MADAGNDSRALVPARPCAYAVAPPRTRTRTRNQKWEVEYARYFGTPRRDPSAPPPPGLRHITRGVQRHQGTWLPASSPAALCISRSTLPSAVPVLTVSIGDVVFEEHFVSILNFSWPQVTCVTQCPIRGSRVVFMSFCDKSKQIQKFAVRFPQLCDAESFLNCVKECSCETLDIIPSGSDYLCEYSSASEYFASNGLHRRPDDASSFEEQASDHMIEAPTTSYHEEPYLPVIEPLTGSNTNNSYSGFPPSFSQMLTNCSTQNAHDTEEPYAVGATNHAPQEVYALDTSHDVLVATEETTADKGIHAGEGIDTSILTGDIMARIKTYMADDSFNERCVGVYVKLLLPIMCDEHLCPCSSVQLHGKGNLMAVEI, from the exons atggcggacgCCGGCAACGACAGCAGGGCGCTGGTGCCCGCGCGCCCGTGCGCCTATGctgtggcgccgccgcggacgcggacgcggaCGCGCAATCAGAAGTGGGAGGTGGAGTACGCGCGCTACTTCGGCACGCCGCGGCGGgacccctccgcgccgccgccccccgggCTCCGCCACATTACCCGGGGCGTCCAGCGCCACCAAGGCACCTGGCTCCCCGCGTCATCCCCCGCCGCGCTCTGCATCTCCCGCTCCACCCTCCCCTCCGCGGTCCCCGTCCTCACCGTCTCCATCGGCGACGTTGTCTTC GAGGAGCACTTTGTGTCGATTCTCAACTTTTCATGGCCTCAGGTTACTTGTGTGACGCAGTGCCCCATCAGAGGTAGCAGGGTGGTGTTCATGAGCTTTTGTGATAAGTCTAAACAG ATCCAGAAGTTTGCTGTACGCTTCCCACAGCTATGTGATGCAGAGTCATTCTTAAATTGTGTGAAG GAGTGTTCATGCGAAACCCTGGACATCATACCATCTGGAAGTGATTATTTGTGTGAATATTCATCAGCATCTGAATATTTTGCTTCTAATGGACTTCACCGCAG GCCTGATGATGCTTCAAGCTTTGAGGAGCAAGCTTCTGATCACATGATTGAGGCTCCAACAACAAGCTACCATGAGGAACCGTACCTGCCTGTTATTGAACCTCTCACTGGTAGCAACACTAATAACAGCTACTCTGGTTTCCCTCCTAGTTTCAGTCAAATGCTGACAAATTGTTCAACTCAGAATGCACATG ATACAGAGGAACCCTATGCAGTGGGTGCAACAAATCATGCTCCTCAAGAG GTATATGCACTGGATACTTCTCATGATG TTTTAGTTGCCACTGAAGAAACGACTGCTGATAAAGGAATACATGCTGGTGAGGGAATCGATACCAGTATATTAACAGGTGACATAATGGCACGGATAAAG ACATATATGGCTGATGACTCCTTTAATG AGCGGTGCGTGGGTGTTTATGTAAAGCTCCTGTTGCCCATCATGTGCGACGAACATCTGTGCCCATGTTCATCTGTTCAGCTTCATGGCAAGGGTAACCTCATGGCCGTCGAAATCTGA
- the LOC120671455 gene encoding peroxidase 5-like has protein sequence MPRLLFLIALLASAARRCAVVDASIVDGLEVGFYGQTCPEAEAAIRDVVNNEISMNRGIAPGLIRLFFHDCFITGCDASILLDESPAGDVPEKESSANGFTLVGLRTIDIAKSTVEAMCPRTVSCADILAFAARDAAVAAGLPSYDVAAGRRDGMRSNMDDLPGNFPVPGHHVPRLTELFGQRGLTQEDLVALSGAHSIGGAHCFMFSNRIYGFSKDADVDPSLDPDYAARLRQVCPPKNPNNDPQQAPKVKFDARTGERLDTAYYSELLARRGLLTSDNALIEDAQTRAMVEAFARDEAMWQQKFAEAMQKVGMLDVLIGGDKGQVRRQCRLVNGQEQQQQPQPQQQQQLQQQLPWFRPHFPWFRQRQPPRPLPRHPMGDLINGFFRGFH, from the exons ATGCCGCGGTTGCTGTTCCTTATCGCCCTGCTCGCGTCGGCAGCCCGCCGGTGCGCCGTCGTCGACGCGTCGATCGTCGACGGCCTGGAGGTTGGGTTCTATGGCCAGACGTGCCCGGAGGCCGAGGCCGCCATCCGCGACGTTGTCAACAATGAGATCAGCATGAACCGCGGCATCGCCCCCGGGCTCATCCGCCTCTTCTTCCACGATTGCTTCATCACG GGCTGCGACGCTTCCATCCTCCTGGACGAGTCGCCGGCCGGCGACGTCCCGGAGAAGGAGTCGTCGGCCAACGGGTTCACCCTCGTCGGCCTGAGGACGATTGACATTGCCAAGTCAACCGTGGAGGCCATGTGCCCGCGCACGGTCTCCTGCGCCGACATCCTGGCCTTCGCggcgcgcgacgccgccgtggccgcgggcCTCCCCAGCTACGACGTCGCGGCCGGGCGCCGCGACGGCATGCGCTCCAACATGGACGACCTCCCCGGCAACTTCCCCGTGCCGGGCCACCACGTCCCGCGCCTcaccgagctcttcggccagcGGGGGCTCACCCAGGAGGACCTCGTGGCGCTCTCCGGCGCGCACTCCATCGGCGGCGCCCACTGCTTCATGTTCTCCAACCGCATCTACGGCTTCTCCAAGGACGCCGACGTGGACCCCTCGCTGGACCCGGACTACGCCGCGCGGCTCCGCCAGGTGTGCCCGCCCAAGAACCCCAACAACGACCCGCAGCAGGCGCCCAAGGTGAAGTTCGACGCGCGAACCGGGGAGAGGCTCGACACCGCCTACTACTCGGAGCTGCTCGCGAGGCGCGGCCTGCTGACCTCGGACAACGCGCTCATCGAGGACGCGCAAACGAGGGCGATGGTGGAGGCCTTCGCCCGGGACGAGGCCATGTGGCAGCAGAAGTTCGCGGAGGCGATGCAGAAGGTCGGCATGCTGGACGTGCTCATCGGCGGGGACAAGGGCCAGGTGAGGAGGCAGTGCCGGCTGGTGAAcgggcaggagcagcagcagcaaccgcaaccgcagcagcagcagcaactgcagcagcagctcccGTGGTTCCGGCCGCACTTCCCGTGGTTCCGGCAGCGGCAGCCACCACGACCGCTCCCGCGCCATCCGATGGGCGATCTCATCAACGGATTCTTCCGTGGTTTCCACTGA
- the LOC120671142 gene encoding oleosin H2-like, with the protein MATASTRAHGGGHHHQQLPPPQSHGLRYEPLRRMQGLDLKAALRARSPRASTVATAALLVPLGAALLGASGFALAATLAGLALAAPLLVLFRPVIVPAALAAALAVSAFLASGGLGVAGVSVLAWASGYVWRGGGGTGGGLTGMVVQPLDHGEKRRGAEGPAAFVGHRPRDIDIA; encoded by the coding sequence ATGGCCACGGCATCGAcgcgggcgcacggcggcggccaccaccaccagcagctgccgccgccgcaatcCCACGGGCTGCGATACGAGCCGCTGCGCCGCATGCAGGGCCTGGACCTGAAGGCCGCGCTCCGTGCCAGGAGCCCGCGCGCGTCCACCGTGGCCACGGCCGCGCTCCTCGTCCCGCTCGGCGCCGCGCTGCTGGGCGCCTCGGGGTTCGCGCTGGCTGCGACCCTGGCGGGGCTCGCGctggccgcgccgctcctcgtGCTCTTCAGACCGGTGATCGTGCCCGCCGCGCTGGCCGCGGCTCTCGCCGTGTCGGCCTTCCTGGCGTCGGGCGGGCTCGGCGTCGCGGGCGTCTCGGTGCTCGCGTGGGCCTCCGGGTACGtatggcggggcggcggaggcaccggTGGGGGCCTCACCGGGATGGTGGTGCAGCCGCTGGACCACGGGGAaaagcggcgcggcgcggaagGCCCCGCGGCGTTCGTCGGCCACCGGCCCCGGGACATCGACATCGCCTAG